Proteins co-encoded in one Candidatus Thiodictyon syntrophicum genomic window:
- a CDS encoding DUF2946 family protein: MLGLVLLLLIGQALAGVHAVGHHFQGESDGCPTCHLAGAPALPNPPLCLAPPRATRAAESPLPVLAGPPRRARRDRHARAPPV, encoded by the coding sequence GTGCTCGGGCTCGTCCTGCTCTTGTTGATCGGCCAGGCGTTGGCCGGTGTCCATGCGGTGGGGCACCACTTCCAGGGCGAGTCCGACGGCTGTCCCACCTGTCACTTGGCCGGTGCCCCGGCCCTGCCGAACCCACCCCTGTGTCTGGCGCCGCCGCGCGCGACACGCGCCGCCGAGTCCCCGCTCCCGGTCCTTGCCGGTCCCCCCCGGCGCGCGCGGCGCGACCGGCACGCGCGCGCACCGCCGGTCTGA